From a region of the Bacteroidales bacterium genome:
- a CDS encoding Na/Pi cotransporter family protein, with protein MKIFEIIRLILELAGSLCMFLFGIKMMSDSLQKVAGSKMRSILYKMTSNRFKGVFTGFLVTSVIQSSSASTVMVISFVNAGLMSLTAAISVIMGANIGTTVTAWLISLLGFKVSMATISLPLMGLGLPFLFSKKDKQRSIGELIIGFGILFIGLEFLKSSIPDIQSNPEFFNFLGNLTDKGFWSILIFVLIGTLLTIILQSSSATMALTLVLCFNGVLSFECGAAMVLGENIGTTITANIAALVGNISARRAAFAHTLFNLIGVIWMLIIFFPFLHAVDYFIVKLTGVSAFGDPNSEAVRVAIPIALSIFHTSFNLINTFILIWFTDSIAKFVTWVIKDKNTDESFRLKYITQGIMNTSELATIQAKKEIVFMAQQTNKMIEMLPELLTTDNEKDLKPLGIKMDKYEEISDRMLLEISKYLASITKNSEVSAAVADRIIAMLKIIDEIERIADRCYQFYREISAKVTNKISFTENVTKELLVMVEYTQEAYNNMTKNLSEDYHKINLVPGNNIEKKINEQRDELRTMNAEMIRNNQISFEASSSLNEIFSTYERIGDIIQNVNKSIATVKE; from the coding sequence ATGAAAATTTTTGAAATTATTAGACTAATCCTCGAACTCGCCGGTTCTCTCTGCATGTTTCTTTTCGGCATAAAAATGATGAGTGATTCTCTTCAGAAAGTTGCCGGAAGCAAAATGCGTTCGATTTTATACAAGATGACATCAAACAGGTTTAAAGGAGTTTTCACAGGATTCCTTGTCACATCGGTTATACAATCATCGTCAGCATCTACGGTAATGGTCATTAGTTTTGTCAATGCAGGATTGATGTCGTTGACAGCTGCAATTAGTGTCATTATGGGTGCAAACATCGGAACAACAGTAACCGCGTGGCTCATCTCTTTGTTAGGATTTAAAGTTTCAATGGCAACTATATCTTTACCGCTAATGGGTTTAGGATTGCCTTTCTTATTTTCAAAAAAAGACAAACAACGTTCTATAGGAGAGTTAATTATAGGTTTTGGAATTTTATTTATAGGTTTAGAATTTCTTAAATCATCCATCCCGGACATACAATCAAATCCGGAATTTTTTAACTTCTTGGGCAATTTGACAGACAAAGGATTTTGGTCGATATTGATTTTCGTATTAATAGGCACTTTACTTACAATTATTTTGCAATCATCAAGTGCTACGATGGCTTTGACATTAGTACTTTGTTTTAACGGAGTTCTATCTTTCGAATGCGGTGCCGCAATGGTTCTTGGAGAAAATATCGGGACAACAATTACCGCGAATATTGCCGCCCTGGTCGGAAATATATCTGCCAGGCGTGCTGCCTTTGCACATACATTATTCAATTTAATAGGCGTTATCTGGATGCTTATAATATTCTTTCCTTTCTTACATGCAGTAGATTATTTCATAGTAAAATTAACAGGAGTATCCGCTTTCGGAGATCCTAATTCAGAAGCCGTCAGAGTTGCAATCCCAATAGCATTGTCTATCTTCCATACATCATTCAATCTTATTAACACTTTTATTCTGATCTGGTTTACTGATTCGATTGCTAAATTTGTTACTTGGGTTATTAAAGATAAAAACACTGACGAAAGTTTCCGCCTGAAGTATATCACACAAGGAATCATGAATACCAGCGAGTTAGCAACAATTCAAGCTAAAAAAGAAATAGTATTCATGGCTCAGCAAACCAACAAGATGATAGAAATGTTACCGGAATTGCTTACAACCGATAATGAAAAAGATCTCAAGCCGTTAGGAATTAAAATGGATAAATATGAAGAAATATCAGACAGGATGTTACTCGAAATAAGTAAATATCTTGCAAGTATTACAAAAAATTCCGAAGTAAGTGCTGCTGTTGCCGATAGAATCATCGCCATGCTTAAAATTATTGATGAAATTGAACGTATTGCAGACAGATGTTATCAATTCTACAGAGAAATTTCAGCCAAAGTCACAAACAAAATCAGTTTCACGGAAAATGTTACAAAAGAGTTATTGGTGATGGTTGAATATACTCAAGAAGCATATAATAATATGACCAAAAATTTATCGGAAGACTATCATAAAATTAATCTTGTACCGGGAAATAATATCGAAAAAAAGATTAATGAACAAAGAGATGAATTGAGAACTATGAACGCCGAAATGATCCGTAATAATCAAATAAGTTTTGAGGCAAGCAGTTCTTTAAACGAGATATTTTCAACATATGAAAGAATCGGTGATATCATCCAAAATGTAAATAAATCTATCGCAACCGTGAAAGAATAA